From a region of the Mycobacteroides saopaulense genome:
- a CDS encoding alpha/beta fold hydrolase, whose translation MTAHIAKVGDIELCYEEFGNPADPAVLLIMGIGAQMVFWRPEFCQQLADQGHRVIRFDNRDCGLSTKLDGVRAGGGSLLPSMAKFLAGVKITGTAYTLVDMAADTAGLLDHLDIDKAHIVGASMGGMIAQVFAAEHPDRTATVTIIMSSNNQPFLPPPGPRQLMALLKPPPADATREQIIANSVQVGRTIGSPKYRQSQAKSYLHAAEYYDRSYYPRGFARQFAAIMGTGSLAPFDNRITSPALVLHGKADKLMRPSGARAIARAIPGARLALIDGMGHDLPEPLWNRIINKLTENFARSEPAEDTSESEAAGR comes from the coding sequence ATGACGGCCCACATCGCCAAGGTTGGCGATATCGAGTTGTGTTACGAGGAGTTCGGTAATCCGGCCGACCCCGCCGTGCTGCTCATCATGGGCATCGGCGCGCAGATGGTGTTCTGGCGTCCCGAGTTCTGCCAGCAGCTCGCCGACCAGGGCCACCGGGTCATCCGGTTCGACAATCGGGACTGCGGCCTGTCCACGAAACTGGACGGGGTGCGTGCCGGCGGCGGATCACTGCTGCCGAGCATGGCGAAATTCCTTGCCGGAGTGAAGATCACCGGCACGGCCTACACCCTGGTCGACATGGCCGCCGACACCGCCGGCCTATTGGATCATCTCGACATCGACAAGGCACACATAGTGGGTGCCTCGATGGGCGGCATGATCGCGCAGGTATTCGCCGCCGAACATCCCGATCGGACCGCGACGGTCACCATCATCATGTCGAGTAACAACCAGCCCTTCCTGCCGCCACCGGGACCGCGCCAACTGATGGCATTACTGAAGCCTCCGCCCGCCGATGCCACCCGCGAGCAGATCATCGCCAACAGCGTCCAAGTCGGCCGAACCATCGGCAGCCCCAAATACCGCCAGTCGCAAGCGAAGTCGTACCTGCATGCCGCCGAGTACTACGACCGCAGCTATTACCCCAGGGGATTTGCACGACAGTTCGCCGCGATCATGGGCACCGGCAGCTTGGCACCCTTTGACAACCGAATCACTTCTCCCGCACTGGTTTTACACGGCAAGGCCGACAAATTGATGCGCCCTTCGGGTGCGCGGGCCATCGCTCGGGCCATCCCCGGAGCGCGCCTGGCACTGATCGACGGGATGGGGCACGACCTGCCCGAACCGCTGTGGAATCGAATCATCAACAAGCTCACCGAAAACTTCGCTCGGTCGGAACCCGCGGAGGACACTTCCGAATCCGAAGCCGCGGGTCGCTAA
- a CDS encoding TetR/AcrR family transcriptional regulator yields the protein MVNLLPLCEHGKTMSSSAPRNSQGNDRTAVRNPRIDLVTAAVQLLNEQGPDALQTRKIAAAAGTSTMAVYTYFGGMRELIAEVAEEGLRQFADAQAVVAQTDDVIADLMMTGMAYRQFAIDSPHMYRLMFGVTSAHGVNAPRKNMFDTTHVTPEHPSAAYLFRCVQRAMAAGRIDGSPDDAAKVAATAAKFWTIMHGFVMLELAGFWGEDGAAVGPVLGSMTTDLLVALGDTPDRVSGSTAAAAARLAASL from the coding sequence ATGGTGAACCTACTCCCGTTGTGCGAACATGGCAAGACCATGAGTTCATCTGCGCCGAGAAATAGCCAGGGAAACGACCGGACCGCCGTCCGCAATCCCCGGATCGACCTTGTCACCGCAGCCGTACAACTCCTCAACGAGCAAGGCCCCGACGCGCTGCAGACGCGCAAGATCGCCGCGGCGGCCGGCACCTCCACGATGGCGGTCTATACCTACTTCGGCGGAATGCGCGAGCTGATCGCGGAGGTTGCCGAGGAGGGGCTGCGCCAATTCGCCGACGCGCAGGCGGTAGTCGCACAGACCGACGATGTGATCGCCGACCTCATGATGACAGGAATGGCCTACCGCCAGTTCGCCATCGACAGCCCGCACATGTATCGGCTGATGTTCGGCGTGACCAGTGCACACGGTGTCAACGCACCCCGCAAGAATATGTTCGACACCACGCACGTCACGCCGGAGCACCCCAGCGCGGCTTACCTGTTCCGCTGCGTACAACGCGCGATGGCCGCCGGCCGGATCGACGGCTCCCCCGACGATGCTGCGAAGGTCGCCGCGACCGCCGCCAAATTCTGGACCATCATGCACGGGTTCGTCATGCTGGAGCTCGCCGGCTTCTGGGGCGAGGACGGCGCGGCGGTGGGCCCGGTGCTGGGCTCGATGACCACGGATCTGCTTGTCGCCCTGGGCGATACCCCTGATCGGGTGAGCGGGTCAACCGCCGCGGCGGCCGCCCGGCTGGCGGCGTCGCTCTAG
- the rplL gene encoding 50S ribosomal protein L7/L12 has product MAKLSTEELIDAFKELTLLELSEFVKTFEEVFEVTAAAPVAVAAVGGAAPAAEAAEEQSEFDVILESAGDKKIGVIKVVREIVSGLGLKEAKDLVDGAPKPLLEKVAKEAADDAKAKLEAAGATVTVK; this is encoded by the coding sequence ATGGCAAAGCTGAGCACCGAGGAACTGATCGATGCTTTCAAGGAGCTGACGCTGCTTGAGCTGTCCGAGTTCGTCAAGACCTTCGAAGAGGTCTTCGAGGTCACCGCTGCCGCTCCGGTCGCCGTCGCCGCTGTCGGTGGCGCTGCCCCGGCCGCCGAGGCTGCCGAAGAGCAGAGCGAGTTCGACGTCATCCTGGAGAGCGCCGGCGACAAGAAGATCGGCGTCATCAAGGTTGTCCGCGAGATCGTCTCCGGCCTGGGTCTGAAGGAAGCCAAGGATCTGGTCGACGGCGCCCCCAAGCCGCTGCTGGAGAAGGTCGCCAAGGAGGCCGCCGACGACGCCAAGGCCAAGCTCGAGGCCGCCGGCGCCACGGTCACCGTCAAGTAG
- a CDS encoding carotenoid oxygenase family protein: MTATAQPTTNASPYLTGIWEPVQQEVDSVDLQVTGTLPEHLDGRYLRNGPNPAAEVDPAAYHLFSGDAMVHGLSLRDGKAQWYRNRWVRTPSVSKALGEVHPAAISTSAGMGVIGPNTNVLDHAGRTLALVEGGIANYELTEDLDTVGTCDFDGTLPGGYTAHPHTDPDTGEMHAVSYSFARGSSVQYSVIDTNGRARRTVDIQVHGSPMMHDFTLTEKYVVFYDLPVTLDMSMISQSVPVPRLLRKPAQIVMNSLIGKVKIPGPIAAKASQYSGKSPSIPYSWNTKYPARIGVMPREGDDPSRQAPVRWFQIDPCYVFHPLNGYSETRNGSEVIVIDLVRYDSMFSHDVLGPSDAKGQLDRWTIDLAKGTVHMERKDDRQLEFPRINEALTGKKHRYGYLPDVENFFSAGEAAGGSIVKYDYETGSSVSSRLDPAIVLGEVSFVPNPTAATEDDGVLMGFAVDRRSDEGQLLLLDAGSLDLMATVHLPQRVPAGFHGNWAPR, encoded by the coding sequence ATGACTGCCACAGCTCAGCCGACCACCAACGCGAGTCCATATCTGACCGGGATCTGGGAACCGGTCCAGCAGGAGGTGGACAGCGTCGACCTTCAGGTGACCGGAACGCTGCCCGAGCACCTCGATGGCAGGTATCTGCGTAACGGCCCCAACCCGGCGGCCGAGGTGGACCCTGCCGCATACCACCTCTTCAGCGGCGATGCGATGGTGCACGGACTATCGCTGCGCGACGGTAAGGCGCAGTGGTATCGCAATCGCTGGGTACGCACCCCGTCGGTGAGCAAGGCGCTTGGCGAGGTGCACCCCGCCGCCATCAGCACGAGTGCGGGCATGGGCGTCATCGGGCCGAACACCAACGTGCTCGACCATGCCGGACGCACGCTCGCTCTGGTTGAAGGCGGCATCGCCAACTACGAACTCACCGAGGACCTCGACACCGTCGGCACCTGTGATTTCGACGGCACCCTGCCCGGTGGGTATACGGCGCACCCGCACACCGACCCCGATACCGGTGAAATGCATGCCGTCTCATACTCTTTCGCTCGCGGAAGTTCGGTCCAATACTCAGTTATCGATACCAACGGCCGCGCCCGGCGGACCGTGGACATCCAGGTGCACGGGTCGCCGATGATGCACGACTTCACCCTCACCGAGAAGTACGTCGTTTTTTACGATCTGCCGGTCACGCTCGACATGTCGATGATCAGCCAGTCCGTGCCTGTGCCACGGCTACTGCGCAAGCCCGCCCAGATCGTCATGAACTCACTCATCGGAAAGGTGAAGATACCCGGGCCCATCGCGGCGAAGGCCAGCCAATACTCCGGGAAGTCCCCGTCCATTCCGTATTCCTGGAACACCAAGTACCCGGCGAGGATTGGGGTGATGCCGCGTGAGGGCGACGACCCCTCTCGGCAGGCACCCGTGCGGTGGTTCCAGATCGACCCGTGTTATGTCTTTCACCCGCTCAACGGTTACTCCGAAACGCGCAACGGCTCAGAGGTAATCGTGATCGACCTGGTGCGGTACGACTCGATGTTCTCTCACGATGTGCTTGGCCCCAGCGATGCCAAGGGTCAGCTGGATCGCTGGACGATCGATCTGGCCAAGGGCACGGTGCACATGGAGCGCAAGGACGACCGGCAACTTGAATTCCCGCGCATCAACGAGGCTTTGACAGGCAAGAAGCATCGCTACGGGTATCTGCCGGATGTCGAGAACTTCTTCAGCGCCGGTGAAGCGGCCGGAGGCAGCATCGTCAAGTACGACTACGAGACCGGGTCCAGTGTCTCGAGCCGACTGGACCCCGCCATCGTGCTGGGGGAGGTGTCGTTCGTGCCGAACCCCACGGCGGCCACGGAGGACGACGGCGTGCTGATGGGTTTCGCGGTCGACCGCCGATCCGACGAGGGGCAGCTGCTGCTCCTGGATGCGGGCTCGCTGGATCTGATGGCCACGGTGCATCTGCCGCAGCGCGTTCCGGCCGGGTTCCACGGCAACTGGGCCCCCCGCTGA
- a CDS encoding cyclopropane mycolic acid synthase family methyltransferase — protein sequence MPKLTPKFSDVQAHYDLSDDFFALFLDPSRTYSCAYFEPADLTLEQAQQAKIDLALGKLNLEPGMTLLDVGCGWGSTMKRALEHYDVNVIGLTLSKNQFAYVNALLDSTESSRNYEVRLAGWEEFEGSVDRIVSIGAFEHFGHERYDSFFAMAHRVLPADGKMLLHTIVSHHPDEWKRMGIPLLMSRVRFIYFIGTEIFPGGRLPSVPMVDKHAALGGFHITRHQSLQPHYARTLDCWTENLVAHRDEAISLQSQEVYDRYIKYLTGSAQGFREGWIDVVQFTCEK from the coding sequence ATGCCAAAATTGACCCCAAAGTTCTCGGACGTACAGGCCCACTACGACCTGTCCGATGACTTCTTCGCCCTGTTTCTCGATCCCAGCAGGACATACAGTTGCGCGTATTTCGAGCCCGCGGACCTGACGCTGGAACAAGCCCAGCAGGCCAAGATCGATCTCGCGCTCGGAAAACTGAACCTGGAACCGGGAATGACGCTGCTGGACGTGGGCTGCGGCTGGGGTTCCACCATGAAACGGGCCCTTGAGCACTACGACGTCAACGTCATCGGCCTGACGCTCAGCAAGAACCAGTTCGCCTACGTGAACGCCCTCCTGGACTCCACCGAGAGTTCGCGCAACTACGAGGTTCGGCTGGCCGGCTGGGAGGAATTCGAGGGCTCGGTCGACCGAATCGTCAGCATCGGCGCCTTCGAGCACTTCGGGCACGAACGGTATGACAGCTTCTTCGCGATGGCTCACCGCGTGCTGCCGGCCGACGGAAAAATGTTGCTGCACACCATCGTCAGCCACCACCCCGACGAGTGGAAACGCATGGGAATTCCGCTGCTGATGTCACGGGTCCGGTTCATCTACTTCATCGGCACCGAGATATTTCCTGGTGGGCGTTTACCTTCCGTGCCGATGGTGGACAAGCACGCCGCATTGGGCGGCTTCCACATCACCCGCCATCAGTCGCTGCAACCTCACTACGCACGGACTCTGGACTGCTGGACCGAGAATCTCGTCGCCCACAGGGACGAAGCGATCTCCCTTCAATCCCAAGAGGTCTACGACCGGTACATCAAGTACTTGACCGGATCCGCACAGGGTTTCCGTGAGGGCTGGATCGACGTCGTTCAGTTCACCTGCGAGAAGTAG
- the rplJ gene encoding 50S ribosomal protein L10, which produces MAKTDKVTAVAEITEQFKDSTATVITEYRGLSVSALATLRRSLGASATYSVAKNTLVKRAAADAGVEGLDDLFAGPTAIAFIKGEPVDAAKAIKTFAKDNKALIIKGGYMDGRALSVAEVERIADLESREVLLAKLAGAMKGNLAKAAGLFNAPASQVARLAAALQEKKAAEESAA; this is translated from the coding sequence ATGGCCAAGACTGACAAGGTCACCGCCGTTGCCGAGATCACCGAGCAGTTCAAGGATTCAACTGCGACCGTGATCACCGAGTACCGCGGCTTGTCGGTGTCCGCTCTGGCCACCCTGCGCCGCTCCCTCGGAGCTTCCGCCACCTACTCCGTCGCCAAGAACACGCTGGTCAAGCGTGCGGCCGCGGACGCCGGTGTGGAGGGCCTGGACGACCTGTTCGCCGGCCCAACGGCAATCGCGTTCATCAAGGGCGAGCCCGTGGACGCAGCGAAGGCCATCAAGACCTTCGCAAAGGACAACAAGGCACTGATCATCAAGGGCGGCTACATGGATGGCCGCGCTCTGTCAGTCGCCGAGGTTGAGCGCATCGCCGATCTGGAATCGCGCGAGGTGCTGCTGGCCAAGCTGGCCGGCGCGATGAAGGGCAACCTGGCCAAGGCCGCCGGGCTGTTCAACGCCCCGGCGTCCCAGGTTGCACGCCTGGCCGCCGCCCTGCAGGAGAAGAAGGCTGCCGAAGAGTCGGCTGCCTAA
- a CDS encoding nitroreductase family deazaflavin-dependent oxidoreductase, with amino-acid sequence MNGPLPDSLRYTDGQYVFERMPGLDTTAAPLAQRRRFAGALHAIHRPWFAVRVPRGVGILTTVGRKSGSPRVTYVKAVRDGDRVYLAAITGRHTLWVKNIQANPQVRIGLTGGTYAGEARPIAPGDPVYEAAHERFCGVVHLFDYVENMFHRKGLPSRRKIIELHRAWFEGGTPLVVELGSRA; translated from the coding sequence ATGAACGGCCCACTGCCCGACTCCCTGCGTTATACCGACGGGCAGTACGTCTTTGAGCGCATGCCCGGATTGGACACGACCGCGGCTCCGCTGGCACAGCGACGTCGGTTCGCCGGCGCGCTGCATGCGATACACCGCCCGTGGTTTGCGGTCCGGGTACCTCGTGGCGTCGGGATACTGACCACCGTCGGAAGGAAGTCGGGGAGCCCACGCGTCACCTATGTCAAGGCCGTGCGTGACGGGGACAGGGTGTACCTGGCCGCGATCACTGGTCGGCACACCCTGTGGGTCAAGAACATTCAGGCCAATCCACAGGTGCGGATTGGCCTGACCGGCGGAACGTATGCGGGAGAGGCTCGGCCGATCGCCCCGGGCGATCCGGTGTACGAGGCGGCTCACGAGCGGTTCTGCGGTGTCGTCCATCTCTTCGACTACGTCGAGAACATGTTTCACCGCAAGGGTTTGCCGTCGCGGCGCAAGATCATCGAATTGCATCGCGCCTGGTTCGAAGGTGGGACGCCGCTCGTCGTGGAACTCGGCAGTCGAGCGTGA
- a CDS encoding ABC1 kinase family protein, whose protein sequence is MALLSEAARLGTTGWQVARTAGRVLGKLTKKGSLEQKLIAELPQTFSDLGPTYVKLGQIIASSPGAFGEPLSREFRGLLDRVPPADPAQVRELIISELGDEPEKLFASFDTEPFASASIAQVHYATLHSGEEVVVKIQRPGIRRRVAADLQIMKRGARLLELGKVGRMLSARDVVDDFSGNLSEELDFLAEGQAMQTWVEHLHTSSLGKNIRVPDVHWHYTTSKVLTMERVHGIRIDDAPAIRKAGFDGTELVKSLLFSVFESGLRQGLFHGDLHAGNLLVDDEGRIVFLDFGIVGFIDPRTRWLLRELIHALLVKKDHRAAGKIVVLLGAVGNPGDADKGTRDIQEFATPLTMKSLGDMSYSDIGKQLSALAEQYDVKLPRELVLIGKQFLYVERYMKLLAPRWQMMEDPELKGYFGNFIVDISREHNREGDI, encoded by the coding sequence GTGGCCCTGCTCTCCGAGGCCGCTCGGTTGGGCACCACCGGCTGGCAGGTCGCCCGCACCGCCGGACGCGTGCTGGGCAAGCTCACCAAGAAGGGCAGCCTTGAGCAGAAGCTGATCGCCGAGCTCCCGCAGACCTTCTCCGATCTCGGACCCACGTACGTCAAGCTCGGCCAGATCATCGCGTCCAGCCCGGGCGCCTTCGGCGAGCCCTTGTCCCGCGAATTCCGCGGGCTACTGGACCGCGTTCCGCCCGCCGATCCGGCGCAGGTACGCGAGCTCATCATCTCCGAGCTCGGAGATGAACCCGAGAAGCTGTTCGCGTCCTTCGATACCGAACCGTTCGCGTCCGCGTCCATCGCCCAGGTGCATTACGCGACGCTGCATTCCGGCGAGGAGGTGGTGGTCAAGATCCAGCGACCGGGGATCCGCCGACGGGTCGCGGCGGATCTGCAGATCATGAAGCGCGGCGCCAGGCTCCTGGAGCTCGGCAAGGTGGGCCGGATGCTTTCGGCCCGCGACGTGGTGGACGACTTCTCCGGAAACCTTTCCGAGGAACTGGATTTCCTCGCCGAGGGCCAGGCCATGCAAACCTGGGTGGAGCACCTGCACACCTCGTCGCTCGGCAAGAACATCCGGGTTCCGGATGTGCACTGGCACTACACGACCTCCAAGGTGCTCACCATGGAGCGGGTGCACGGCATCCGCATCGACGACGCACCGGCAATTCGCAAGGCGGGATTCGACGGCACCGAGCTGGTGAAGTCGCTGCTGTTTTCCGTGTTCGAATCCGGCCTGCGCCAGGGACTGTTCCACGGCGACCTACATGCGGGCAACCTACTGGTGGACGACGAGGGCCGGATCGTGTTCCTGGACTTCGGCATAGTCGGCTTCATCGATCCGCGGACGCGTTGGCTGTTGCGGGAATTGATCCACGCGCTCCTGGTCAAGAAGGACCATCGCGCCGCAGGCAAGATCGTCGTGCTGCTGGGAGCCGTCGGTAATCCAGGAGACGCCGACAAGGGCACCCGTGACATTCAGGAATTCGCCACTCCTCTGACGATGAAATCGCTTGGGGACATGTCCTATTCGGATATCGGCAAGCAGCTTTCCGCACTCGCCGAGCAGTATGACGTCAAGCTGCCGCGCGAGCTGGTGCTCATCGGCAAGCAGTTCCTGTACGTCGAGCGCTACATGAAACTGTTGGCACCGCGCTGGCAGATGATGGAGGACCCGGAACTCAAGGGATACTTCGGCAATTTCATCGTCGACATCAGCCGTGAGCACAACCGTGAGGGAGATATCTGA
- a CDS encoding DUF4126 domain-containing protein: MEITSAISAILGAFGLSGAAGLNAWLPLLAVGAADRFGWIELGPSYGWLSSTPALIVLAVVFVLDLIGDKIPALDSVLHAVGTFIAPASGAILFTAETSLSSHLPPAVAAILGAITAGSVHASRTVARPFVTGTTAGVGNPVVSTAEDGTSLVLTILALAVPLLAFVVVLVLLVGLGWLIYRAIRWARGRRQTGAASP; this comes from the coding sequence ATGGAGATCACTTCAGCCATCAGTGCCATCCTCGGGGCATTCGGGCTCTCGGGTGCCGCCGGGCTGAATGCCTGGCTGCCGCTGCTGGCGGTGGGCGCCGCCGATCGGTTCGGGTGGATCGAGCTCGGCCCGTCGTACGGCTGGCTGTCCTCCACCCCGGCGCTCATCGTGCTCGCGGTCGTCTTCGTGCTCGACCTCATCGGAGACAAGATTCCGGCCCTGGACTCCGTCCTGCATGCGGTGGGTACCTTCATCGCGCCGGCGTCGGGGGCGATTCTGTTCACCGCGGAGACAAGTCTCTCGTCGCATCTGCCGCCGGCCGTGGCGGCGATTCTGGGGGCCATTACTGCGGGCAGTGTGCATGCCAGCCGGACCGTCGCACGCCCCTTCGTGACCGGAACCACTGCCGGCGTGGGAAACCCGGTGGTCTCGACCGCCGAGGACGGCACCTCGCTGGTGTTGACGATTCTCGCGTTGGCCGTGCCGCTTCTCGCATTCGTCGTGGTGCTGGTGCTTTTGGTCGGGCTCGGATGGCTGATCTACCGGGCGATTCGATGGGCGCGCGGTAGGCGTCAAACCGGCGCGGCCAGCCCGTAG
- a CDS encoding alpha/beta fold hydrolase encodes MVPLSSEVPTRSGIARNGDIELFYEDLGDPHDPAVILVMGVAAQLPMWPDGFCQRLLDSGYRVIRFDNRDCGLSTKLDGHKAPGSVQRRVVRYAFGRGSEVPYTLVDMAEDVRSLVDHLGLGKVHIAGASMGGMIVQVFAGTYPERVNSVGIIYSATGRPFSRPPSWELIRTAMNAPGKNATAEEWLEFEVNNGIVYNGPDNLPSREELRQRILDHRARSDYKIGTVRQFDAILGTGSLLRFTRAITAPTVVIHGRNDPLVPYQNGRVVAKNIRNARFALIEGMGHDLPEPVWAPVTSELLTTFDSCVQD; translated from the coding sequence ATGGTGCCGCTGTCCTCCGAAGTTCCGACCCGCTCGGGCATCGCACGCAATGGCGATATCGAGCTGTTCTACGAAGACCTGGGTGACCCGCACGATCCTGCCGTCATCCTGGTGATGGGAGTCGCCGCCCAGCTGCCGATGTGGCCCGATGGGTTCTGCCAACGGCTCCTCGACAGCGGCTATCGGGTGATCCGGTTCGACAACCGCGATTGTGGACTCTCGACGAAGCTGGACGGTCACAAGGCACCGGGTTCGGTGCAGCGCCGGGTGGTGCGCTACGCCTTCGGCCGGGGCAGCGAGGTCCCCTACACCCTGGTCGACATGGCCGAGGACGTCCGCAGTCTCGTGGACCACCTCGGTCTCGGCAAGGTGCATATCGCGGGAGCCTCGATGGGCGGCATGATCGTGCAGGTCTTCGCGGGTACCTACCCCGAGCGGGTCAACTCGGTGGGCATCATCTATTCGGCGACCGGGCGCCCGTTCTCACGGCCGCCGTCCTGGGAACTGATCAGGACCGCCATGAACGCCCCGGGCAAGAACGCCACCGCCGAGGAGTGGCTGGAGTTCGAGGTGAACAACGGCATCGTCTACAACGGGCCCGACAACCTGCCCTCCCGTGAGGAGCTGCGGCAACGCATCCTCGATCACCGGGCCCGCAGCGACTACAAGATCGGCACGGTGCGCCAGTTCGACGCCATTCTGGGTACCGGGAGCCTGCTGCGCTTCACCCGCGCCATCACCGCACCGACCGTCGTGATCCACGGCCGCAACGACCCCCTGGTGCCGTACCAAAACGGGCGGGTGGTGGCCAAGAACATCCGTAACGCACGTTTTGCCCTGATCGAAGGGATGGGGCACGACCTGCCCGAGCCCGTGTGGGCACCCGTCACCAGTGAGTTGTTGACAACTTTTGACAGCTGCGTGCAGGACTGA
- a CDS encoding MFS transporter, which produces MNLAVRHVVIACAALFVARLTMLDHGLAAVWGVDRGDDALGSIEWATVAGDVVAVVTLLVFARLGNHIRPTTFLAAGLVILGLSTAGSLIPGSATLLAWVMLVSALGAGLTMVASMLIVLHSTPRRGRGLSLGFWVAMYPLAMLAGEVLDINSPQNWRPITYGILAATVVVLIVVLTQPHREFVGTFDTFDLVGALLWLVGVSALAWLLIDESSPVRAVILGIIALVAFGALFAQTRRRGSAALIAAEVLTRPVVLAALLAITVLTFLVRFADFDHAAMWWAIDRELAPSDTPPIALFAAGLVLAPVAGYLIDAGKRTLVAVLGVVLLVAGVAATVVELHSAHTENGLLLGLLLSGAGISTLAVYLFYAVFHGVSPVQLTVVGGLAVTASALGAVLGEFVRQRAQVDLLTGYGLAHPTVFADIVGLIVVLIALLAGALLIVERRRSGSADRESADA; this is translated from the coding sequence ATGAATCTGGCCGTACGGCACGTAGTTATCGCGTGCGCCGCACTGTTCGTGGCGAGGTTGACCATGCTGGACCACGGTCTAGCGGCGGTGTGGGGAGTGGACCGGGGTGACGACGCCCTCGGCTCGATCGAATGGGCGACCGTCGCGGGCGACGTGGTGGCAGTGGTGACATTGCTTGTGTTCGCCCGTTTGGGAAATCACATCCGGCCGACGACCTTCCTGGCCGCCGGACTGGTGATCCTTGGCCTGTCGACGGCCGGATCGTTGATCCCGGGCTCGGCGACCTTGCTCGCCTGGGTGATGCTGGTTTCCGCGCTGGGGGCGGGTCTGACCATGGTGGCTTCGATGCTGATCGTCCTGCATTCCACACCCAGACGTGGCCGCGGGCTATCCCTGGGATTCTGGGTAGCCATGTACCCGTTGGCCATGTTGGCGGGCGAGGTTCTGGACATCAACTCGCCACAGAACTGGCGTCCGATCACCTATGGGATCCTCGCGGCGACCGTGGTGGTGCTGATTGTGGTTCTCACGCAGCCACACCGCGAGTTCGTCGGCACATTCGACACCTTCGACCTCGTCGGCGCGCTGCTGTGGCTGGTCGGGGTGTCCGCGCTGGCTTGGCTGCTGATCGACGAGTCCTCTCCGGTGCGTGCGGTGATCCTCGGAATCATTGCCCTGGTGGCCTTTGGTGCGCTCTTCGCGCAGACCCGGCGCAGGGGCTCGGCCGCGTTGATCGCCGCGGAGGTCCTGACCCGTCCGGTCGTGCTGGCCGCGCTCTTGGCGATCACCGTGCTGACCTTCCTGGTGCGGTTCGCGGACTTCGACCACGCGGCGATGTGGTGGGCGATCGACCGTGAGCTGGCGCCTTCGGATACCCCGCCAATAGCACTTTTCGCCGCCGGATTGGTCTTGGCGCCGGTGGCCGGGTACCTGATCGATGCCGGAAAGCGCACGCTCGTGGCGGTGCTTGGCGTTGTCTTGCTGGTGGCCGGAGTCGCCGCGACCGTGGTCGAACTGCACTCCGCCCACACGGAGAATGGATTGCTCCTGGGCCTGCTGCTCTCCGGGGCCGGCATCTCGACGCTGGCGGTCTATCTGTTCTACGCGGTGTTCCATGGGGTGTCACCCGTGCAGCTGACCGTGGTCGGGGGTCTGGCGGTCACCGCATCCGCACTGGGGGCGGTCCTCGGCGAGTTCGTCAGGCAGCGCGCCCAGGTGGACCTGCTGACCGGGTACGGCCTGGCACACCCGACTGTCTTCGCCGACATCGTCGGGCTGATCGTCGTGCTGATCGCACTGCTGGCCGGGGCGCTGCTCATCGTGGAGCGACGGCGCAGTGGTTCGGCCGATAGGGAGTCCGCCGACGCGTAG